In Stomoxys calcitrans chromosome 2, idStoCalc2.1, whole genome shotgun sequence, the following proteins share a genomic window:
- the LOC106090271 gene encoding ubiquitin-conjugating enzyme E2 G1 isoform X1: MSEPQSSLLLKKQLAELNKNPVEGFSAGLIDENDIFRWEVLIIGPPDTLYEGGFFKAHLYFPKEYPLRPPRMKFVTEIWHPNIEKNGDVCISILHEPGDDKWGYEKASERWLPVHTVETILISVISMLADPNDESPANVDAAKEWRESYPEFKRKVARCVRKSQEECS; the protein is encoded by the exons AATTGAACAAAAACCCGGTAGAAGGATTTTCAGCTGGATTAATTGATGAAAATGACATATTTAGATGGGAAGTACTTATCATTGGCCCACCGGATACACTTTA CGAAGGTGGATTTTTTAAGGCTCACTTATACTTTCCCAAAGAATATCCCTTGCGTCCACCCCGCATGAAGTTCGTTACGgaaatttggcatccaaatattgaaaaaaatggaGATGTTTGTATTTCTATTTTACACGAACCAGGAGATGATAAGTGGGGATATGAGAAAGCTTCCGAACGTTGGTTACCAGTACACACAGTTGAGACTATTTTGATATCTGTGATATCAATGCTCGCTGATCCAAATGATGAGTCTCCAGCTAATGTAGACGCTGCCAAGGAATGGAGAGAATCGTATCCTGAGTTCAAAAGGAAAGTAGCACGTTGTGTAAGAAAGAGCCAAGAAGAATGTTCGTAG
- the LOC106090271 gene encoding ubiquitin-conjugating enzyme E2 G1 isoform X2, whose protein sequence is MKFVTEIWHPNIEKNGDVCISILHEPGDDKWGYEKASERWLPVHTVETILISVISMLADPNDESPANVDAAKEWRESYPEFKRKVARCVRKSQEECS, encoded by the coding sequence ATGAAGTTCGTTACGgaaatttggcatccaaatattgaaaaaaatggaGATGTTTGTATTTCTATTTTACACGAACCAGGAGATGATAAGTGGGGATATGAGAAAGCTTCCGAACGTTGGTTACCAGTACACACAGTTGAGACTATTTTGATATCTGTGATATCAATGCTCGCTGATCCAAATGATGAGTCTCCAGCTAATGTAGACGCTGCCAAGGAATGGAGAGAATCGTATCCTGAGTTCAAAAGGAAAGTAGCACGTTGTGTAAGAAAGAGCCAAGAAGAATGTTCGTAG